The window CGCAGGAAATGGCGAGATCGTTGTCGATGGAGTCACGACGCAGGTAGGACCCGGCGACATGATGTACTCCGAAGCAAACGTACTCCATGGCATCACGAACACAGGAAGCACCCTTATGACGTTCTACTTCACCAAAATTTTGGCAAAGAACGCATAGAAAGCGGTCCTGTCGATCGAAATCCCCGCACCAAGTGAATTCGCATGGCGCATGGATTTTATCTCCAACCCTCTCATCCTTAAACCAGGGATAGAAAAGAAACCCCGGACACTCACCGGGGTTTTTAACTGCGGAAAGACATCAGACGACGCAACTCGTTTATTTGCACATATTTGACTGTAACCCATTTAGAATGAAATTTTTACAGGAAGCCGACTTATAAGTAATTGAAAATAGATACTTTAAGCATAGGTATGGGGGAGGGGGTACACCCCCATACCTATGCCCAGCCCTTAACAGCTTCTGCTAAACCCCGGTCAACTGCAACCCGGTCGAGTTTCCCGGCACATCCGCCGCCAGCCGTTGAATCGCCGTGTCAAGGTCATACAGCAGCGCTCGGCCCAACCGTCGTAAATCTTAGAATTGCTCGGACCTCACCTACTCACCATGTACCGCTTATGAGTTGCAATAGAGAGAGATCGGCGGCAGGATTCGGTCTCCGGCCTCAGAGATCGAACACGCAAAAAAAGGGTGGAGACCGAAGTCTCCACCCTCGAATAAAACTGTTGTTAGAAATTGAGTTTGAGCTGGAACTCTGTGGTGCGAGGTCCGCCCTGATCGAAAGTGCCTGAGTTACGCGTGGTGCGTGCCTGATTCAGCGTGCCTTGGTCACTTGTGCCGTTGTAATATCCAGGTTGGCCGGCATCAGCCTGATTCAGCAGCGTTCCTGTTGCAGAGCTTACAATTCCAGGAATGAAGCCAAAGTTGCTCATGTTGAAAACGTTGTACATAGCAACTCCTGGAACGATCGATAAACCCTCATGGAAGCGATTGAATCGGATTGGATAGCTTGCACTTAGATCGAACGTGCGAAGTGCCGCATTGTTCAGCGGGTTGCTAGGGGCGGAAGCGATTGGCTGCTGAACGCCATTCGCCGCGAGCAGCTGTCCCGGAGTGAAGAGACCGGCTGCGATCAGCGCCTGGCCGGCCGGGGTTGGAGTACCAGCATGAGTTGCGTTGTACGTGTTGATTAGGGTGTTTAGACCCTTACCCCCCTTGATCTCGTGCTCGTAAGCGCCAGGAATGGTGCCCGGGACCAGATCTCCGGTAGTTCCGTCACCGTCTACGTCAGTCTGGAAGATCTGTCCAGTAGCTCCAGACAGGGCATCCAAAGTAAGCGAGGAAGCAGAAGCGGAGAAGAAGTGACCAATCATAGCTAACTGGAGCCCATACTTGATTCCTAGACTTCCACCGAAGCTAAGCTCGTTGGAGTGATCCAGCGGGGTGCGGCCAAGGTAGCGATTCGGGTCATCGTTGTCATATGCCAAAGCTCCAGCGAAGAACTGGTCGGCGGGATTATCGCCGTTATTACCGGAGACAATACGTGAGAGAGAATAGGAGACCTGAAAGTTGCTGCTTACGATGCCTGGCGCAGGGTGAGCTTTCTGCTGTTGGAGAACGACTTGAAGGGCGTCATACCCAGATCGTCCAATGGGAAGGATAAACTTGCCCGAACCGACATTGGGGTTAGTCCCAGGAAACGCTGCTCCGGTTGCTGGGGTGAGGCCAGCATTTGAGGCGGCTGTTCCGCTCAAGTAAGCTGCTCCCGAATCCAAGCCGTTGCTGGCGAAATCGGTGATCTGAGCCGGTCCTACGGGTGAAGTTGGAGTAGCTGGATGTAGACCTGGGCATCCACCAGGAGCAACTGCTGCACTGATCGAGGGTGCGCCGCATGCCGTCAAGGTATTTGCAATGGCATTCGCCGCTGCCGCCGTATTCAGAGTACGTGCAGCACCGTTGTGGTTGACGTCCTGTGTGATCGGGATTTTGAGTGTCGCGTTGTGAACGTAGTCCGCGCTCAGGATCAGGCCTTTCGCAAGCTCACGCTGAATGCCACCGTTGAACTGGATGGAGTATGGGCTCTTGTACGGACCTGCGTAAATGCTGTTTGCATAGAGCCCATTACCAGTCCCGATGTAAGAAGGATTGGGACCTGCAACGTTTGCCACTTTTGCCTGATACTCCGCCTTGATCGCATTGAGCTCAAAAGCAGCCTGACCAATAGGTTCATTCAGAATCTGGGAGACTGGAGTACCGTCTGGTGAGCTAGTGACCACGCCGAAGCCAGGTAGGGTGATGCTTGATGCGCCCTGGGGGGCGAAAGCTTGATTCTGCGATGGGAAGTTAGAGTTAACAACCTCGGTGCGTGCATTTCCAGTGTTGTTGAAGACACTGCTTTCATAGAAAATACCGATACCACCTCGCAAAGACGTCTTGTGATCACCAGGGCTGAAGTTGAAGCCAGCTTGCGGACCAAAGTTTGCGTATGGCTGGTGAGTTCTAACGCCTAAGCCTGCCTGGTACTGATCGAAGAGCGGTGTGTTGCCGGTGCAACCAGAAAATTGGAGTGAAGGATCAACGCTAGAGCAGAGTGGTGTCGGCAGATCTTGGTTGGCGCGGTCGGTATCAACGCTCCAGCGGAGGCCTGCAGTAAGTGTGAGGTAAGGGGCTGTCTTCCAAGTGTCGGCGACGTAGGAACCGAATCGCCAGCTCGGGGAAAGGCCACCAGCCAGGCCAAAGCCCGGCCTTTCGGAGAAGAGGCTATTGCCGTTGCCGATGTAATAGTACTGGGCGACATAGTTGAGCGGGTTTGTCGGGTCCAAGCCGGCCGGAAGGTTGCTTGGCGTGGCTTGCAGACTCGTAAACAGGGATGCGCCAAAGAACTCGGCATTCCCGCCGCTGGCAAGACGGTTCATGTCGAAGCCGAATTTGACGGTGTGCGCACCCTTGGTCCAGCTGCCGTCATAACGGAACTGTTTGTCGGTCTGAAACGTTTCCTGCGGAGCGAGGTAGTTGGGGCCAGCGTTCAAGCTGCCGGTTAGTGTGACGTTGCCGCCCAATGCCGGTCCGGACGGATTGTAGATCGAGGACAACCCGCCTGTTCCGTCTTCGAGGAGATTATGGAATTTCTCATATCCGCCGCGGAACGAATGCGTAAAGTGACCTGTTGTGAAGTCGGCTCCGCCAACGAGGCCCGGGACGTTGTCCCTGTTCTTGTACAGCTGATACGGTGCTAAGCCGAAGGTAGCCAAGTCCGAATTGACGCTATATACCCCGCGGGCAAAAAAGTGAATTCCCTTTGGGCCGTCATAGTCGAGACGTGCGTAGCTGAAAGTATCCGTAAACGGTGCGGGAACAAAAGGAAATTCCTGGAGTATGGCAGAGAACTCCGGGCTAGCTCCTAAAGCGACATCCTGCTCGGACTGTTTGATACGCTCAGCACCACCATAGAAGAAGAGCTTGTCCTTGATGATCGGGCCGCCGAAGTACCCACCGAACTGGTTGCGCTGGAAGGGAGCTTGCAATCCGCCCACCTCCGCCGCCCCTGCGCGCGCGTCCTGAAAGTTATAGAACAGATTTCCGTGGAAGGAATTAGTGCCAGATTGCGTCGAGACGAGCACTTGACCGGTTGAGGTTACTGAACCCGAAACGTCCTGGGTGGAGCGGTTCAGCTGAAACTCCTGAATCGCGCCGGCAGGCACATTATAGATGGTGGTACCGACCGTTTCGTCCGTAATGTCCTGGCCGTCGAGGAGAATGCGTGTCGTACGTCCACCCACACCGCTAACTGAGATTGCGGAATAGCCAGCCTTGGTGGGATCAAAGCTTTGTCCCGACTGCAAAATTACGCCCGGCTCCAGCTGGGCATAGTCCAAGATGTCGCGGCCGTTCACCGGAAGGGAGTCGATCTGCTCACGGGTGATGACACCGGCTACCCCGATCTGATCGGTATTAATCTGGAGAGCGCCGGCGTTCACTTCAACCGTTTCCGCGGAAGAACCTAGGGTCAGCTTGAAGCTTCCCGATGTTGCGGTACCCGTTCGAACCACCGTCTTTACTGATAGGTGTTCAAAGCCCGACCCTACAACGGTCACGGTGTAACTACCGGGATTCAGCGGACCGACACTGTAGAAGCCAGCTTTGTCGGTGATAACAGTCTTCGACGAACCCGTATCGGTGTCGAGGACCGTAACGCTCGCGCCGGCGACCACAGCTCCGGAGGGGTCAGTGATGCTTCCTTGAATGGACCCACCATTCACGGACGTGGCCTGTCCATAACTAAAAAGCGAAGTGGCGAGTAGAACCAGAGCGAATCCGAGACTCTTCAACATTCCGCTGGCGCTCCTTGGAGTGCGTGAGAAGAATTTTTTGAAAAGCTTCAGATACACAACAACGCTGAGAACAATGGCGGAAAGGTAGATGTCGAATCGCATGATACGGCTATAGCATGTCTAAGGCCATTCGATCCTGATCCTTATTTTTTCTCCGTAAACAGCTGATTATAAGGGGCTAAATGACTAGCGAAGATCAGCTTAGGTCTAAGCGAGAATCCCAAAGCTTGAAGTTCCAGGTCAAATCAAGTTTGTCCGTAGCCGTTTCGAAAGGAACTCTTTTGAACCTCCCGTAGCTACGTCCTAGAAAAGTGTCTTCGTATCTAGGAATATTTAGCAACAAAATTACATATTTTCTAGAAATTCTCGTCTCGAATGCCAAAGGATGGC is drawn from Edaphobacter lichenicola and contains these coding sequences:
- a CDS encoding TonB-dependent receptor — translated: MLKSLGFALVLLATSLFSYGQATSVNGGSIQGSITDPSGAVVAGASVTVLDTDTGSSKTVITDKAGFYSVGPLNPGSYTVTVVGSGFEHLSVKTVVRTGTATSGSFKLTLGSSAETVEVNAGALQINTDQIGVAGVITREQIDSLPVNGRDILDYAQLEPGVILQSGQSFDPTKAGYSAISVSGVGGRTTRILLDGQDITDETVGTTIYNVPAGAIQEFQLNRSTQDVSGSVTSTGQVLVSTQSGTNSFHGNLFYNFQDARAGAAEVGGLQAPFQRNQFGGYFGGPIIKDKLFFYGGAERIKQSEQDVALGASPEFSAILQEFPFVPAPFTDTFSYARLDYDGPKGIHFFARGVYSVNSDLATFGLAPYQLYKNRDNVPGLVGGADFTTGHFTHSFRGGYEKFHNLLEDGTGGLSSIYNPSGPALGGNVTLTGSLNAGPNYLAPQETFQTDKQFRYDGSWTKGAHTVKFGFDMNRLASGGNAEFFGASLFTSLQATPSNLPAGLDPTNPLNYVAQYYYIGNGNSLFSERPGFGLAGGLSPSWRFGSYVADTWKTAPYLTLTAGLRWSVDTDRANQDLPTPLCSSVDPSLQFSGCTGNTPLFDQYQAGLGVRTHQPYANFGPQAGFNFSPGDHKTSLRGGIGIFYESSVFNNTGNARTEVVNSNFPSQNQAFAPQGASSITLPGFGVVTSSPDGTPVSQILNEPIGQAAFELNAIKAEYQAKVANVAGPNPSYIGTGNGLYANSIYAGPYKSPYSIQFNGGIQRELAKGLILSADYVHNATLKIPITQDVNHNGAARTLNTAAAANAIANTLTACGAPSISAAVAPGGCPGLHPATPTSPVGPAQITDFASNGLDSGAAYLSGTAASNAGLTPATGAAFPGTNPNVGSGKFILPIGRSGYDALQVVLQQQKAHPAPGIVSSNFQVSYSLSRIVSGNNGDNPADQFFAGALAYDNDDPNRYLGRTPLDHSNELSFGGSLGIKYGLQLAMIGHFFSASASSLTLDALSGATGQIFQTDVDGDGTTGDLVPGTIPGAYEHEIKGGKGLNTLINTYNATHAGTPTPAGQALIAAGLFTPGQLLAANGVQQPIASAPSNPLNNAALRTFDLSASYPIRFNRFHEGLSIVPGVAMYNVFNMSNFGFIPGIVSSATGTLLNQADAGQPGYYNGTSDQGTLNQARTTRNSGTFDQGGPRTTEFQLKLNF